One genomic segment of Gossypium arboreum isolate Shixiya-1 chromosome 3, ASM2569848v2, whole genome shotgun sequence includes these proteins:
- the LOC108474368 gene encoding primary amine oxidase-like yields the protein MAHSLKIPFFLFSTLSIIPLSHQLEQHPLDSLTAKEFIRVQAIVNQSHPTSTTNLTFQYIGLNEPDKQAVLSWLKNHPTTTPPPRQAFVVARINHQTHELIIDLSRDDIVSDRIHHGFGYPSLTFQEQIDADQLVSNHAPFLAALNKRGLKAEKVVCGSFTVGWFGETKQNGRVVKIMCYYLDGTVNLYMRPIEAITVTVDLEAMKIIHFQDRLVVPVPKAAGTDYRESKQKPPFGPELKGITVVQPDGPSFTIDGSRVRWANWDFHLSFDARVGPIVSLASIYDTEKQEFRRVMYRGFVSELFVPYMDLTEEWYYRTFFDAGEYGYGLCAVPLEPLRDCPANAVYMGAFVAAQNGMPIEMPNVFCIFERNAGDVMWRHTETMIPPDLITEVRPDMSLVVRMVSTVGNYDYINDWEFKQIGSIKVTVGLTGLLEVRGSKYTHKDQIDEEVYGTLLAENTLGTYHDHFITYHLDLDVDGEPNSFVKSKLQTVKVTDQTSPRKSYWKVVSETAKTESDAKIKLGPDSAEVLVVNPNKRTNMGNFVGYRLIPGSVASPLMTDDDYPQIRAAFTEYNVWVTPYNKSEKWAGGVYTDQSRGDDTLATWTSRNRRIENKDIVLWYTLGFHHVPYQEDFPLMPTISTGFELRPANFFEYNPVLKVKGPNNVRGPNCSVSSSGLN from the exons ATGGCACATTCATTGAAAATTCCCTTCTTCCTCTTCTCCACCCTCTCCATCATTCCATTATCCCATCAACTCGAACAACACCCACTTGACTCACTAACTGCAAAAGAGTTCATCCGAGTTCAAGCCATTGTTAATCAATCACACCCCACTTCCACCACCAACTTAACCTTCCAATACATAGGCTTAAACGAACCAGATAAACAAGCCGTCCTTTCATGGCTAAAAAACCATCCCACCACCACACCACCACCACGGCAAGCCTTCGTCGTCGCACGTATAAACCACCAAACACACGAACTCATCATCGATTTATCACGCGACGACATCGTTTCCGATCGGATTCACCACGGTTTCGGATACCCTTCACTCACTTTCCAAGAACAAATCGATGCCGACCAGCTGGTGTCCAACCATGCACCCTTCTTGGCCGCCTTAAACAAGAGAGGACTCAAGGCCGAAAAGGTCGTTTGCGGGAGTTTCACCGTAGGATGGTTCGGCGAGACTAAGCAAAACGGAAGGGTCGTTAAAATCATGTGTTATTACTTAGACGGGACTGTTAATTTGTATATGAGACCAATAGAAGCCATCACCGTCACAGTTGATTTAGAAGCAATGAAGATAATACATTTTCAAGATAGGCTCGTCGTCCCGGTGCCAAAAGCCGCCGGAACCGATTACAGAGAATCCAAGCAAAAGCCACCTTTCGGACCGGAGTTGAAAGGAATCACCGTTGTTCAACCGGACGGTCCGAGTTTCACCATTGATGGAAGTAGAGTTAG GTGGGCTAATTGGGATTTTCATCTGAGTTTCGATGCTCGGGTCGGTCCGATCGTATCCTTAGCGTCCATATACGACACCGAGAAGCAGGAATTCCGTCGAGTGATGTATCGGGGATTCGTATCAGAACTGTTCGTACCGTACATGGATTTAACCGAGGAATGGTACTACAGGACATTCTTTGATGCTGGGGAATATGGGTATGGTCTATGTGCAGTGCCACTTGAACCTCTAAGGGATTGCCCAGCCAATGCAGTTTACATGGGTGCCTTTGTTGCTGCCCAAAATGGGATGCCCATTGAGATGCCTAATGTTTTCTGCATCTTTGAACGCAATGCTGGTGATGTAATGTGGCGACACACCGAGACTATGATTCCACCAGACCTG ATTACAGAGGTAAGACCAGATATGAGCCTAGTGGTCAGGATGGTTTCAACCGTTGGAAATTATGACTACATTAATGACTGGGAATTCAAGCAGATTGGTTCCATTAAAGTCACt GTTGGACTAACTGGTTTACTTGAAGTAAGGGGCTCAAAATACACCCACAAGGACCAAATTGATGAAGAAGTTTATGGCACATTATTGGCTGAAAACACATTGGGTACCTACCATGACCATTTCATCACTTACCACCTTGACCTTGATGTGGATGGTGAGCCCAATTCCTTTGTCAAATCCAAATTGCAAACTGTTAAAGTCACTGACCAAACCTCACCTAGGAAAAGTTATTGGAAGGTTGTGAGTGAAACGGCCAAAACCGAGTCCGATGCTAAAATTAAACTCGGGCCAGATTCGGCCGAGGTCTTGGTTGTCAACCCTAACAAGAGAACTAACATGGGTAACTTCGTCGGCTACCGTTTGATCCCGGGATCGGTCGCCAGTCCACTTATGACCGACGATGATTATCCGCAGATTCGAGCGGCGTTTACTGAGTATAATGTGTGGGTTACACCCTATAACAAGTCTGAGAAATGGGCAGGGGGGGTATATACTGATCAAAGCAGGGGTGATGACACTTTGGCTACATGGACCAGCAG GAATAGAAGAATAGAGAACAAGGACATTGTATTATGGTACACATTAGGTTTTCATCATGTACCTTACCAAGAAGATTTCCCGTTGATGCCGACGATAAGCACGGGATTCGAGCTCCGGCCGGCCAACTTTTTCGAGTACAATCCGGTGCTTAAAGTGAAAGGTCCTAACAATGTCAGGGGGCCTAATTGCTCTGTATCAAGCTCGGGACTTAACTGA
- the LOC108474786 gene encoding linoleate 9S-lipoxygenase 5-like, producing MFNKTMVKCCGKPETNDKGMVEEKKNKNKIKGALVLMKKNVLDVSDLKSSLLDRVHELLGKGVSLQLISAVHTDPANGLRGKLGKPVYLEKWVTTKAPLTAGETKLDVEFEWDESMGVPGAFMIKNNHHSQFYLGTLTLEDVPGHGRLQFVCNSWVYPAHRYNHHRVFFSNKTYLPCQTPEPLRKYREEELVNLRGNGKGKGKLNEWDRVYDYDYYNDLGMPERGVHFARPVLGGSPALPYPRRGRTGRKPHKKDPNTESRLSLLNLNIYVPRDERFNMVKFSDFLAYAFKSLFQVLVPEIAALGDKTINEFDSFQDILDLYEGGIKLPNNDTLKKIKDCLPWEMIKELVRNDGERLMKFPMPAVINDNRSAWRTDEEFARETLAGVNPVVISRLEEFPPASKLDPSVYGNQNSTITKEHIEMNMNGLTVEEALKGNKLFILDHHDALMPYIRWINSTSTKTYATRTLFLLQDDGMLKPLAIELSLPHPQGDSHGAVSKVFTPAVDGIEGSIWQLAKAYAAVNDSGYHQLISHWLKTHAVIEPFIIASNRQLSVVHPIYKLLHPHFRDTMNINALARQILINAGGVLELTVFPGKYAMEMSAFVYKNWVFTDQALPVDLIKRGMAVRDSSCPFGLKLLIEDYPYAVDGLEIWSAIETWVTEYCLFYYPSDEVLKEDTEIQSWWTEIRNEGHGDLKHEPWWPEMKTRAELIQACTIIIWIASALHAAVNFGQYPYAGYLPNRPTVSRRFMPEPGTDEYTELEKDPDLAFLKTITPQFQTLLGVSLIEILSRHTTDEIYLGQRDTPEWTSDNEPLAAFERFGKKLVEIEKTVTERNNDGRLKNRIGPVKVPYTLLFPNTSDYSKEGGLTGKGIPNSISI from the exons ATGTTCAACAAAACAATGGTGAAGTGTTGTGGGAAGCCAGAAACAAATGATAAAGGCATGGTGGAAGAGAAGAAGAACAAGAACAAGATCAAAGGAGCATTGGTtttgatgaaaaaaaatgtgttggACGTTAGTGATTTAAAATCTTCTTTACTTGATCGAGTTCATGAGTTGCTTGGCAAAGGTGTTTCTTTGCAGCTTATCAGTGCTGTTCATACAGACCCTG CCAATGGGTTGAGAGGGAAGCTAGGCAAGCCTGTATATTTGGAGAAATGGGTCACAACAAAGGCACCATTAACGGCAGGGGAGACCAAGCTTGATGTTGAATTCGAATGGGATGAATCCATGGGTGTCCCTGGAGCTTTCATGATAAAAAACAATCACCATAGTCAATTCTATCTCGGGACCCTCACTCTTGAAGATGTTCCAGGCCATGGCCGCCTACAATTTGTTTGCAATTCATGGGTGTATCCAGCTCATCGCTACAATCACCATCGCGTTTTCTTCTCCAACAAG ACCTACCTTCCATGTCAAACACCGGAACCGTTACGCAAGTATAGGGAAGAAGAACTGGTGAATCTTAGaggaaatggaaaaggaaaaggaaagctCAATGAATGGGATAGAGTATATGATTATGATTATTACAATGACTTGGGAATGCCCGAAAGGGGTGTCCATTTTGCTCGTCCGGTTCTCGGTGGATCACCAGCGCTTCCTTATCCTAGAAGAGGGAGAACTGGTCGGAAACCACACAAGAAAG ATCCTAATACAGAGAGCAGGCTATCTCTTCTAAACTTAAACATTTATGTTCCACGAGATGAACGGTTTAACATGGTGAAGTTTTCGGATTTTCTTGCCTATGCATTCAAATCATTGTTTCAAGTATTGGTCCCAGAGATTGCAGCATTAGGGGACAAAACTATAAATGAGTTCGATTCTTTTCAAGATATACTTGACCTATATGAGGGTGGTATAAAGCTACCAAATAATGACACTCTTAAGAAGATAAAGGATTGCCTGCCGTGGGAGATGATCAAGGAACTTGTTCGTAATGACGGCGAGAGATTGATGAAATTTCCAATGCCTGCTGTCATCAATG ATAATAGGTCCGCTTGGAGGACGGATGAAGAGTTTGCAAGAGAAACTCTAGCCGGCGTTAACCCGGTCGTCATCAGCCGCCTCGAG GAATTTCCCCCGGCCAGCAAGCTTGATCCTAGTGTATACGGGAACCAGAACAGTACCATTACGAAGGAACACATCGAGATGAACATGAATGGACTCACAGTCGAAGAA GCTCTGAAAGGCAACaaactgttcatattggaccatCACGACGCGTTGATGCCGTACATACGATGGATAAACTCGACTAGCACGAAGACATACGCGACAAGAACTCTATTCTTACTGCAAGATGATGGCATGCTGAAGCCGTTGGCAATCGAGTTGAGCTTGCCACATCCACAAGGGGATAGCCATGGTGCTGTCAGCAAAGTTTTCACCCCAGCAGTGGACGGAATCGAAGGTTCGATCTGGCAGTTGGCTAAAGCGTATGCTGCCGTGAATGATTCTGGCTACCATCAGCTCATTTCTCATTG GCTGAAAACACATGCTGTGATTGAGCCATTCATAATTGCGAGTAATAGACAGTTGAGTGTGGTTCACCCCATATATAAGCTCTTGCATCCCCATTTCCGGGACACAATGAACATAAATGCGTTGGCCCGTCAGATCCTCATCAATGCTGGTGGGGTGCTCGAGTTGACAGTGTTTCCAGGGAAATATGCCATGGAAATGTCTGCTTTTGTTTACAAGAACTGGGTCTTCACTGACCAAGCTCTCCCGGTTGATCTCATTAAGAG AGGAATGGCGGTTCGGGACTCAAGCTGCCCCTTTGGCCTAAAACTTTTGATAGAGGACTATCCTTATGCTGTTGATGGGTTAGAAATATGGTCAGCCATTGAAACTTGGGTCACTGAGTACTGCTTATTTTACTACCCTTCTGATGAAGTACTGAAAGAGGACACCGAGATCCAATCATGGTGGACCGAGATTCGAAACGAGGGTCATGGTGATTTGAAACACGAACCATGGTGGCCCGAGATGAAGACACGAGCCGAGCTCATTCAAGCATGCACAATCATCATATGGATAGCTTCTGCATTGCACGCGGCTGTCAACTTTGGGCAATACCCTTATGCAGGCTATCTCCCCAACAGGCCGACGGTTAGCCGTCGCTTCATGCCCGAACCAGGCACTGACGAGTACACTGAACTCGAGAAGGACCCCGACTTGGCCTTCCTCAAAACAATCACGCCACAGTTCCAAACGCTCCTTGGTGTGTCCCTTATCGAGATCTTATCACGGCACACAACCGATGAAATATACCTCGGGCAGCGTGATACACCCGAATGGACTTCTGACAATGAACCCTTAGCTGCTTTCGAAAGATTCGGAAAGAAGCTAGTAGAAATCGAAAAGACAGTCACGGAAAGGAACAACGATGGTAGATTGAAGAACAGAATCGGACCGGTGAAGGTGCCATACACATTGCTTTTCCCCAACACCTCAGATTACTCAAAAGAAGGTGGACTCACAGGCAAGGGAATCCCAAACAGCATCTCAATCTAA
- the LOC108474371 gene encoding photosystem I reaction center subunit II, chloroplastic-like, with product MAMATQASLFTPSTLRTPKSGDRIAAVLRKQPPFLTLPSFKSPKIIIAPRTIKAEATEEKAETTATKEAPVGFTPPELDPNTPSPIFGGSTGGLLRKAQVEEFYVITWESPKEQIFEMPTGGAAIMRQGPNLLKLARKEQCLALGTRLRSKYKIKYQFYRVFPNGEVQYLHPKDGVYPEKVNPGRQGVGQNFRSIGKNVSPIEVKFTGKQVYDL from the coding sequence ATGGCAATGGCAACCCAAGCCTCCCTCTTCACTCCATCAACCCTCCGCACCCCAAAATCCGGCGACCGCATCGCCGCCGTGTTACGGAAACAACCACCATTCCTAACACTCCCTAGCTTCAAGTCCCCAAAAATCATCATCGCCCCACGCACCATCAAAGCCGAAGCAACCGAAGAGAAAGCCGAGACAACCGCCACAAAGGAAGCACCAGTCGGTTTCACCCCACCAGAGCTGGACCCAAACACCCCATCACCGATCTTCGGCGGCAGCACCGGCGGGCTTTTACGCAAAGCACAAGTGGAAGAGTTTTACGTCATCACATGGGAGTCACCCAAGGAACAAATCTTCGAGATGCCAACAGGTGGTGCAGCCATCATGAGACAAGGTCCGAACCTGCTGAAATTGGCTCGTAAAGAGCAGTGCTTGGCTCTTGGGACTAGGCTTAGGTCTAAGTACAAGATCAAGTATCAGTTTTATAGGGTGTTCCCTAATGGTGAGGTTCAATATTTGCACCCTAAAGATGGGGTGTACCCTGAGAAGGTGAACCCTGGTCGACAAGGTGTGGGACAGAACTTTAGGAGCATTGGGAAGAATGTTAGCCCTATCGAGGTTAAGTTCACTGGCAAACAAGTCTATGATCTGTAA